A genome region from Methanofollis sp. UBA420 includes the following:
- a CDS encoding MFS transporter, protein MQTPPAPTAHQQRLIIFIIALAAFMGALDTSIVNISLPSIAAYFHEDIGDVSWVVMGYGLVIACLLLVFGKLGDTHGFKKVYIGGFAVFTIGSLLCGLSMTLGHLIGFRLLQGLGAAALEAVGPAMIALYLPQTVRGRALGTLATAVSVAIAIGPVLGGLLTEFISWHWIFFVNIPVGVMAIALGRKLLPETEPCGTGGSFDIPGTAFIVAALFFLIYPLNMGLKMGWTSPFILGSFLLSVIFWAAFVRRECSCEEPLLNLALFRNSAFSAGTIAGALVMLAFAGATFIFPFYLEGVKGLSTAVAGIVLTVPAVTLMIFGPLAGKISDRRGTRGLTTGAAALTAAVFLLYASLTMESSLFVIVLGLALLGVTSGLYFPPNMNQVLGQSPKGEEGVASSVMQTAKNIGDVLGVAVFGTVFIQAIVSAFAHNPETPHTEIAAATLIPGFHAAFLAGAVVCAIAAALSLMARDRQRV, encoded by the coding sequence ATGCAGACCCCGCCGGCCCCCACCGCCCACCAGCAACGCCTGATCATTTTCATCATCGCCCTTGCAGCATTCATGGGCGCCCTCGACACCAGCATCGTGAACATCTCCCTCCCGTCCATCGCCGCCTACTTCCACGAGGACATCGGCGACGTCTCCTGGGTGGTGATGGGCTACGGCCTCGTCATCGCCTGCCTCCTCCTGGTCTTCGGGAAACTCGGCGATACACACGGGTTCAAGAAGGTGTACATCGGAGGCTTCGCCGTTTTCACCATAGGATCCCTTCTCTGCGGCCTCTCCATGACCCTCGGCCATCTCATCGGCTTCCGCCTTCTTCAAGGCCTCGGAGCCGCCGCACTCGAAGCCGTCGGCCCGGCGATGATCGCCCTGTACCTCCCGCAGACAGTCCGCGGGCGGGCCCTCGGCACCCTGGCCACCGCCGTCTCGGTCGCCATCGCGATCGGCCCGGTGCTCGGCGGCCTGCTGACAGAGTTCATCTCCTGGCACTGGATCTTCTTCGTGAACATCCCGGTCGGGGTCATGGCAATCGCCCTCGGCAGAAAACTCCTTCCTGAAACCGAACCCTGCGGGACCGGTGGTTCTTTCGACATCCCGGGCACCGCCTTCATCGTCGCCGCCCTCTTCTTCCTCATCTATCCTCTCAACATGGGACTGAAGATGGGGTGGACCTCGCCGTTCATCCTCGGTTCCTTCCTCCTCTCGGTCATCTTCTGGGCCGCCTTCGTCCGGCGGGAGTGCTCCTGCGAGGAACCCCTCCTCAACCTCGCCCTCTTCAGGAACAGCGCCTTTTCGGCAGGGACTATCGCCGGCGCCCTGGTGATGCTCGCCTTCGCGGGCGCAACCTTCATCTTCCCCTTCTATCTCGAAGGGGTGAAAGGTCTCTCCACCGCCGTTGCCGGCATCGTCCTCACCGTTCCTGCGGTCACCCTGATGATCTTCGGCCCCCTTGCCGGCAAGATCTCAGACCGGCGGGGGACACGGGGCCTCACCACCGGGGCGGCGGCCCTGACCGCCGCGGTCTTCCTCCTGTACGCCTCCCTCACGATGGAGAGCAGTCTCTTCGTCATCGTCCTCGGCCTCGCCCTCCTCGGGGTGACGAGCGGCCTGTACTTCCCGCCGAACATGAACCAGGTCCTTGGCCAGAGCCCGAAAGGGGAGGAGGGTGTCGCTTCGAGCGTCATGCAGACCGCGAAGAACATCGGCGACGTTCTCGGGGTCGCAGTCTTTGGGACCGTCTTCATCCAGGCGATCGTCAGCGCCTTCGCCCACAACCCTGAGACCCCGCACACGGAGATCGCGGCCGCAACGCTCATCCCGGGTTTCCATGCCGCCTTCCTTGCCGGGGCGGTGGTCTGCGCAATCGCCGCCGCCCTCTCCCTCATGGCGAGGGACAGGCAGAGAGTATGA